AAGATTGTGTCCTGTCGAATCTGTAAAGGGGATCACTGGACAACTCGCTGTCCGTACAAGGACACCCTGGGACCCATGCAGAAGGAGCTGGCTGAGCAACTGGGACTCAGCACGGCTGAGAAAGAAAAGGGTTCAGGTACGTCCAGACCTCCAGGGCGCAGTGTATGTCAAACACTCTCCTCTCTGTAACGGCACTTTGGTTATATTCGAGTTTGTGTTGTTTTGTTGCCACATTAACTGGTCGCTCTTCGTTTCCGAGCCTGGAATGTGTTGAGGCTTCTGATCAGGGGAGAAGGGTGATCAGCAGTGGAAACCCTGGTTTATTTCCCCCACCCACAGGATCCGAGGCTGTTTTCTGTGAAAATTGGATAAAGTTGAGAGTGCTGCGACCCAAACGTGGATCAGCCTTGCTGATACAGAGCTGAACTCATTCTTTAGGGAACATGGTTCCGAGTCAAAGCTTCTCCAGTTAGTGGTTTAGAACCAGATGCACATGCGGGTTTGATCATGGTCAGTAGCAGTGAGTTAGCCCAGTGCCGCTGTGAAGCCCGCTGAATATCAGAGAGAGACGCCCCTAGAAACATTTTCTAGATTGCTATTGGCTACCGGAAGCTGCCATCACTGTGCCCCTTCAGTTGAATTCTTTGTATATTAGATTTTTATTCATTGATATTTTAAGATTTATTTTACAAAAAGCTTGTGGAGGGAAGGATTGAGACACAAgcagtggcaaagtggtattgtcactggactagtaacacaGAGACCccgggataatgctctggggacgtgggttcgaatcccgccctggcagggggtgaaatttgaattcaatgaaaatctggaattaagaatctaccgatgaccatgaaaccattgtcgattgtcggaagaaacccacccggttcactaatgtcctttagggaaagaaatctgccgtccttacccggtctggcctacatgtgactccagacccacagcatccctcggggatgggcattaaatactggcccagccagcgatgcccgcatccctTGAACAAGTTGAAAAAAAGACAGCCATTACGGCAAGGAAAGTAAACTCtgtcttccacagatgctgctgagtttttccctgAATTCTTGTATTAAGAAGAAAACTAACCGTCCACCTGCGGGTGCCtgtgttactgaacccattcCTGAGAGAGGATGGAGTTTGGGTTTTTCTAAAGTTTAATTATTTGCCCCCAGAACCTGAACCAGTACAACCAGCTCAGAGCAAGACCGGGAAGTACGTGCCCCCCAGCCTCCGGGATGGAGCTAACCGGcggggagagtcaatgcagacaaaTCGCAGAGGTAAGGGCCAGGATTGAATACTTCATACATCTTTCAGTAAGCACAGCTTTGGACCTCGAAGGAGGAAATGGAAAATTCCTTGGGTGAGAATTTTGTGATTCCAGGTGGTGTCTTGACTAATGTTGTCCGCACTCCTGTCAGTTGTAATTAATTGGGGGGGGCCTTTATTTTTCAGTCTgacccccggaagggtagggggctttagttcagtcgggcagcgtggtcggtgcaggcttggagggcctgttcctgtgctgtaattttctgttgATGCTGTTGTGTTTTCTGTCCCCCCTTTTTTCCCTCAGCGGATGACAATGCCACAATTCGTGTCACTAATCTCTCAGAGGACACACGAGAGACTGACCTGCAGGAACTGTTCCGGCCTTTTGGTTCCATTTCTAGAATCTACTTGGCTAAGGACAAGAACACTGGCCAGTCCAAGGTAAGACTGTTGAATGTCTGGATTTGAGATAAGTATTACTCTGCTGTCCGTTTCAGGTCAGCTTTATATTTAGTTTCTTGTTTTGTTTACAGGGTTTTGCCTTTATTAGCTTCCATCGTCGTGAGGATGCTGCCAGAGCTATTGCTGGGGTTTCAGGCTTTGGTTATGACCACTTAATCCTCAATGTGGAATGGGCTAAGTAAGTGTTTAAATCTTTAGTCTAGTCTGTGTGTCTTTGACTGTAAAGTTCTTGATACCAGAGCATGAGATTTATAAACATGTCTCATGGAATGTTCTTTTTGGTCTAATTGTTTTAAACATCATTTATTTCAAGTGTGTGAAATGTTGATTTTGGTAATTTAGTTCTATTTTCATCTTATTGCACTGACATCCAGCTGTGGAGATATTTCTAATTTAATCCACTCAAAATCCGTGACATTTGAAGCTGTGTGTGATACAAAGTTTACTTTTATCTTTCAGACCTTCAACCACCTGAGAAGGTACCGAGGATCTGAACTAGAGACCACCTGCTATTTCAAGTTGATTTGTTGTCACTAAATAAAGTTTCTGGACCAGCTATTTCTGTCTGAAGTCTGATTTTTGTTTCTGggatttgtgtcatctgcagagcCAGCATTTTTGTTGCCCTTGAAGGTGCTGACAAGAACTCAACTTTTAAGCAGTGCATGGGCTGCAGTAGTTAACTTATTAGTCAAGAGTAGCCTCACaacgctgcaataaagttactgtgaaaatcccctagtcaccacggccaatgcacctaacgagcaggtatttgactgtgggaggaaagccacgcagacagggggagaatgtgcaaactccagtaaccgatccctgacactgaggggaggtgggggtaccAGGATTTCAAAACAGCTCTGACAGATTGTAGACCAGTGGTCTTTGTTCAAGTAACTACTTCCCATAACTTCAAAGTGTTCTATTGAAAACGGCTCAAActtctcttgctttgtatttcctTACCTCTGGCAGCATCTTGTGAATCTACTTTAACCCTGTCTCACTCACTTTCTTTAGTGAAGACCAAAATGTGCTTTATTCCCACTGATTTATATAGATCCACCACTAAATCTCTACATTTTAATACCTCAATGTCTTGTGAACCACCAGGACAtaaggcaggaggaggccatttggatcaaattcaatattctgattcccccACATCCCTTTAGGCccgagaactatatctaatttcttctggaaatcagacgttttggcctcaactactttgtgggtgaagaaatttctcagttctaaaggtttcccccagttctggactctcccaccactgggaatactttctgaatctactgtctagccctgttagaattttatacctttgagATTctttcactcttccaaactccagtgaatataatcctaaccgacctaGTCGCTCccatttgacagacctgccatcccaagaatcagcttggtaaaccttagttgtactccctctatagcaaggacaccaaaactgcacacaatactccagatgtggcctcaccaacaccctatgcaaaacatcccaatcctctcacaatgaaggccttctttactgtctgctgtatctagaacacagaacaggcctttcggcccacgatgtgccgagctttatctgaaaccaagatcaagctatcccactcccgatcatcctggtgtgctccatgtgcctatccaatatctGCACACTTacgttcagcaactgatgcatgaggacaccaaggtctcgctgagtatccacctctctcaatttacacccattcaaataataatctgtcttcctactattgctaccaaagtggataacctcacatttatccacattatactgcatctgccatgcatacgtCCACCGCctgcccaaatcacactgaagcatttctgcatcctccgCCAATTTGGagatttatatattaatgatttaaaagATTTTGTACTATGTGAACTGTTGGGGTTCTAGCACAGATCTGTGAAACCCAACTAGTCATTGCCTGTCAATtgtaaaaagatccatttatgccaactctttgcttcttatctgctacccatctcaagacgttacctgcaatcccacgtgctttaactttacatagcagtaAATGTGAGACCATGTTAAAAGCTTTCCAAAAAGctaaataaaccacacccacctggtcaactctactagttacatcctcgaagaattccaatagatttgtcaagcatgattttgactttgtaaatccatgcggaCTGTGtccgattataccactgctttccaaatgctgaattatgaaatccttgacaatggattctagcaacttccccagtaccgacgttaggctcactggtctatagttccctgttttctctctacctccctttttgaatagcgggcttacattcgctaccctccaatctgtaggaagcaGTCCAGAGCCCAAAGAATGACAACGTTAAAACTTGTAAAAGtcactgaaaaaaaatcaaaacaattTGCATCTTTAACAGTAAAATGTCCAAAGGTGTTTCACATGAGGGGgtaattatcaaacaaaatttgacacaggcACAAGCTATTAAGACAAGTGACAAAGCTTCACAGTACACTAATTTATTGTAAAGGAGCATCATAGAGAAAAGATAATTGCAGAGATTTAGGGATGGGATTCCGGAGCTCCGAAGATAGTACTCTCCGGCTATTAGACAAAGGAAGCAGAACATCTTACCAAATAGAAACAAATCATTGGGACACCAGCATTCCACTTAATAAAAGGTATTTATTGGAAGAAATATTACAACATATAAAAACTACAAGTTCATTAAACATATGAATTACCACTGTAGAAAGTGGGCAATTATTCCAATACTGTGCATTTTAAAACCACGTTAAAATCCACAATGCATGACAGCACTGCACAATCAAAAATGTTCATTAACTAAAAACAATGTTACATCTTCATTGGCAACTCCCTGCCAGCCAGTTAAAAAGGACATTGTTTCACTGAACATTCACAGGAATATTTCTGCCTGCCTGCCTTCAGTCGAGTGCGAAGGTTCCGTGGGAACATCCAGCTCAAGATGAGAGTCAGTCAGTAGTGTCCATGGTCTCCGCTTTGACACACTCTGCGACCAAACAAAGACTGATTAGGAACTGAACCATTGTAGGCAGGGTCATTTTAACCGCTTTACCTCTTGTAATTCTTTCCCCAAATACCCAgcgccctcccacctcccccagtatACGGTCCCCCCCTTCCCCGAGCACCATCTCTGGGTACTGGTTTggtacctccctccctccattcactATGAGGGTCACCTGTTCCGTGTATCGCCCGAGTTTGAAAGGGAGAGGGATCAGAGCGCTGCGAAAGCTGGCGGCTCTGAAACTGAATAAATTTCCAGCcactgacctgctgagttcttcttcttcttctcctcAACCATACACAGTTTAATTTCAAGGCCAATAGCTTTAGCCAGAGGCGGCGGTACTGCGTTGCCAACCTgtgtttaaaacaaaaatgagTTGGTAAAAGACTCATCATTCTGCCACATAACAGCAAAAGCTGCCGTTCCAGATCCAGGAGATAAACAtagaagcaaaatgctgcagatgctggaactctgaaataaacAAAATTCTAGCAAAACCCAGCAGatctttttgcaaaaatatactttaatcATAAAATATCTGGTAGGCAGCACGGTAATTAGAATCatggcatccctacagtgcagaaggaggccattcagcccatcgagtctgcatcgaccacaatcccactcaggccctatccccacaaccccatgcatttaccctgttcatcccccgacactgaggggcaatttagcacggccaatccacctaatccgcacatttttggagtgtggaaggaaactggagcacccggaggaaacccatgcagacacggggagaacgtgcagattccacacagacagtgacccaagctggtattgaacctgggtccctggcgctgtgaggcagcagtgctaacccactgtgccacccacagcggccacaggtagcactgctgcctcgcagcaccaggaacccgggcgttctcactgtgtctgcgtgggtttcctcccacactccaaagatgtgcaggtgagatggattggccgtggtaatttgccccttcgtgtcaggggggggattagcagggtaaatatgtggggttacagggttagggttagtttcTGGGGTCAGACGGAatccccttttcttcgtgctctgccacttttctttcagcTCACTTCCAACTCTTGTTGTCCTGTGATATCTTGCCTTTATCCTGTGGCTTGTTGtcttagggttagggatagggcctgggtgggattgtcgtcggtgcaggatcaatgggctgaatggcctccgtagGGATCCTGATTCTAACatgacaaacatttcaaaatggccaccacAGAAAGTGAAATATCATCAAGATTTTCTCCATAGATCGATGCACAGATAGATGTTTCATTACAATTGTGATATTCACTGTGTTTCAATGCGAGTCCCATAGCCCGAGGAGGCTCTGTACAATTCCCTGCCCCATAGTGCGCTGTGGCTGAAAGGTCTTACAGACAGCGACCTTTCCCCAGTGTACCTGTGATGGCTGCCCCAAGTTTTACTGCCTCCCTCAGCAACAAGTTTCAAGCTCAGATGACCTTCAGAGGTAagaaagggagaaatgtgatggactaTATACACCGTAGAGGAGGTGGTGGGGCATCTGGAGCA
This region of Mustelus asterias chromosome 19, sMusAst1.hap1.1, whole genome shotgun sequence genomic DNA includes:
- the eif3g gene encoding eukaryotic translation initiation factor 3 subunit G, which translates into the protein MTFITSKEDLNNTEEDDPMSKLKGQKIVSCRICKGDHWTTRCPYKDTLGPMQKELAEQLGLSTAEKEKGSEPEPVQPAQSKTGKYVPPSLRDGANRRGESMQTNRRADDNATIRVTNLSEDTRETDLQELFRPFGSISRIYLAKDKNTGQSKGFAFISFHRREDAARAIAGVSGFGYDHLILNVEWAKPSTT